Genomic window (Magnolia sinica isolate HGM2019 chromosome 6, MsV1, whole genome shotgun sequence):
AATCAAGGGTCAGGCTGTTGCAGAGTTCATAACTGAATTCACCGTCTCGAGTGACGATGCCAAAACAGAAGCAGCCTCAGCGACCCCACCAGTTCCATCCCCTACCAAGGATCTGGAGTCGGAGCGGAGGTGGGTCCTTTATGTCAACAGGTCTTCCAACGCCAAGCAAGCTGCGGTGGGAATCGTCATGGTCGTGCCCGACTCTACAACTATCCAATATGCCATCAGGCTCGGTTTCAGATCCTCCAATAATGAAGCAAAATATGAAGCTTTGTTGATAAGACTCGGACTAGCGGCTCGTCTGGGGGTTCAGACCCTCGAAGTACAATGTGATTCTCAACTTGTGGTGAACCATATTTTCACCGAATATGAAGCCAAGGAAGCTAAGATGGTGGCCTATCTGGCCGAAGCCCAGAAGTTGATCGAAAGGTTCTGGAGCTGCACCATCAACCAGATTCTGAGGGTAGAGAATTCTTGGGCCGACACCCTCTAAAGGTTAGCCTCGGCCACTAAAGGAAAGATTCCTCGGATCATTCCCTTGGAATTCATGAAAAGCCGGAGCATCGACCAAGTGGACCGAGAGATGGTCAACCTGGTCGAGACTACGCCaagttggatggacccaat
Coding sequences:
- the LOC131249731 gene encoding uncharacterized protein LOC131249731, with amino-acid sequence MPFGLKNAEATYQRLVNQMFAKQIGQTIKVYVDDMLIKSVRAFDHLSDLEETFSILREYRMKLNSAKCVFEGQAVAEFITEFTVSSDDAKTEAASATPPVPSPTKDLESERRWVLYVNRSSNAKQAAVGIVMVVPDSTTIQYAIRLGFRSSNNEAKYEALLIRLGLAARLGVQTLEVQCDSQLVVNHIFTEYEAKEAKMVAYLAEAQKLIERFWSCTINQILRVENSWADTL